One segment of Allorhodopirellula heiligendammensis DNA contains the following:
- a CDS encoding magnesium chelatase has translation MSTNLSPPAPTNLRDLLSQGWRSKTVKREIRDNFSQMLAAGDELFPGIVGYEDTVIPEINLALLAGHDMLFLGEKGQAKSRLMRQLVQFLDPYLPYIDHAEMPVHEDPLAPISAAGRRFVEQHDPADIPIAWWPRSERYAERLSPGTKFADIIGEIDPAKLTGGVSMSSEEALALGLIPRMHRGIFAMNELPELDDLVQVGLFNILEERDVQIRGYPIRFDVDVMILFSANPATYNRSGKVIPQLKDRIGTIVQTHYPREREQGIEILQQEIGEDLGGEYPVHVPLFMYQVIEEITNRARQSKYVDQSSGVSARFSLANFRTIVASARQRGIVHGESPAVPRISDLGHLYASSLGKLELDLMGTHQMSERQVLDNVIAEAIQIVFSEYIEEHGLAEIAEIFRGGVRVEVGDMLPSSHYAERLQNVPPAWDRAFEVNASENEAMRASCVEFILAGLYSLDKISRSQKHGKIHYET, from the coding sequence GTGAGCACGAATTTATCTCCTCCAGCTCCGACCAACCTTCGCGACCTGCTCAGCCAAGGCTGGCGGTCAAAAACTGTCAAAAGGGAAATTCGCGACAACTTTTCGCAAATGCTCGCTGCCGGTGACGAGCTCTTTCCCGGCATCGTGGGCTACGAAGATACAGTCATCCCCGAGATTAACCTCGCTCTTTTGGCTGGGCATGACATGCTGTTCTTAGGTGAGAAAGGTCAAGCCAAGAGCCGCCTGATGCGGCAGCTTGTCCAGTTCCTCGATCCCTATCTGCCTTATATCGACCACGCGGAGATGCCGGTGCATGAGGATCCTCTTGCACCTATTTCTGCTGCGGGCCGGCGGTTCGTCGAGCAGCACGATCCCGCTGACATTCCCATCGCATGGTGGCCCCGGAGTGAGCGGTACGCCGAGCGGCTCAGCCCGGGAACGAAGTTTGCGGACATTATTGGCGAAATCGACCCTGCGAAACTGACCGGTGGCGTCAGCATGAGCTCCGAAGAAGCGCTGGCTTTGGGGCTGATTCCCCGCATGCACCGGGGAATCTTTGCGATGAACGAATTACCTGAGCTCGACGACCTCGTGCAAGTCGGACTGTTCAACATTCTCGAAGAGCGTGATGTGCAGATCCGGGGTTACCCCATTCGATTTGACGTCGATGTGATGATCCTATTCTCCGCTAACCCCGCTACTTACAACCGCAGTGGCAAGGTTATCCCACAGCTTAAAGATAGAATTGGCACGATCGTTCAAACTCACTATCCACGTGAACGCGAGCAGGGAATTGAGATCCTGCAACAGGAGATTGGCGAGGATCTCGGTGGTGAGTACCCAGTGCACGTACCCCTGTTCATGTACCAGGTCATCGAAGAAATCACGAACCGAGCGAGGCAGAGTAAATACGTCGATCAATCCTCAGGCGTCTCCGCCCGGTTCTCGCTGGCCAATTTCCGCACCATTGTCGCCTCGGCTCGGCAACGGGGCATTGTCCATGGCGAGTCGCCTGCGGTGCCACGGATCAGCGATCTCGGGCATCTCTACGCGAGCTCACTCGGCAAACTCGAACTTGACTTGATGGGCACTCACCAGATGAGCGAGCGCCAAGTGCTCGACAATGTGATCGCCGAAGCCATCCAGATCGTCTTCAGTGAGTACATCGAGGAACACGGCTTAGCGGAGATTGCGGAAATCTTTCGCGGTGGTGTTCGTGTGGAAGTTGGCGATATGTTGCCCAGTAGTCACTATGCTGAGCGGTTGCAAAACGTGCCACCGGCCTGGGACCGGGCGTTCGAAGTCAACGCCAGCGAGAACGAAGCCATGCGGGCTTCATGCGTCGAATTCATTCTCGCTGGACTCTACAGCCTTGATAAAATCAGCCGTTCGCAAAAGCACGGCAAGATTCACTATGAAACCTAG
- a CDS encoding DNA gyrase/topoisomerase IV subunit A: MFREIENIPLRMAAQDRYLNYSLSVITSRALPDVRDGLKPVQRRILYTMFQQRLDSTAKHRKCAKVVGDVMGNYHPHGDSSIYEALVRMSQSFSLRMPMIDGSGNFGSIDGDNAAAMRYTECRMMPIASEVLADLATRTVAFKPSYDGTREEPVVLPSRVPNMLVNGATGIAVGMATNIPPHNLKEVCNALLKLLRDPEIKDYQLVAADAISGPDFPTGGLIVNSKDELREIYATGTGTIKLRGVGEVAESTKTGDILRITEIPFGVNKAQMVERITELVYANKLPLVEEVRDLSSEDIRVDLLLKKNADPEKVLAFLYKHTPLQTNFNVNLTCLTPTENPEVGSPRRLSLKEILWYFLKFRFDVLTARLTNELNSLLRRIHILEGFAIVFDALDTIIKIIRGSDGKADAAAKIMKRFPAEKGGLDAEQTDAILELKLYRLARLEINVILDELKAKRKRVTEIEKLLADDHEDFASSGRWNIIRDELTSLVTDYGKGDEGRRRTKITVPTEEVEYTEEDFIVAENCHVMVTVDGWVKRQKLIADPSKSRLRQGDQVLACVAGNTRETIAFFSSLGVCYTARMQDIPASTGFGEPIQKLFKFKDGERIVAALSFDPRVIGNISEDPKGVYYPETHALAVSSDGYSLRFGLPSFAEPSTRAGRRFARLTAGASIVDVVTVHGTETVLAVSADARAMVCPVDEVNYLSGAGKGVLLIKLANTDRLLGFKTSVADRDLMTVVTNRGAKKTISTAKYRTTSRGGRGIELQKNGKIAEIVQAPIEPPTNFDE; the protein is encoded by the coding sequence ATGTTCCGTGAGATTGAGAACATCCCTCTGCGGATGGCGGCTCAGGATCGATATCTGAACTATTCGCTCTCGGTGATCACATCACGCGCCCTTCCCGATGTCCGGGATGGACTCAAGCCGGTTCAGCGGCGGATCCTCTATACGATGTTCCAGCAGCGACTCGACTCCACTGCGAAGCACCGCAAGTGTGCCAAAGTCGTCGGCGACGTGATGGGTAATTACCACCCCCATGGTGATAGCTCGATTTACGAAGCCCTCGTGCGGATGAGTCAGTCGTTCTCGCTCCGCATGCCGATGATCGACGGCAGCGGCAACTTCGGCAGCATTGACGGCGACAACGCCGCGGCGATGCGGTATACCGAATGCCGCATGATGCCGATCGCCTCGGAAGTTCTGGCGGACCTTGCGACGCGAACCGTCGCGTTCAAACCGAGCTACGACGGCACCCGTGAAGAACCTGTCGTACTGCCCTCACGTGTTCCGAACATGCTCGTCAACGGTGCCACGGGGATCGCCGTCGGCATGGCCACGAACATACCGCCACACAACTTGAAGGAAGTCTGCAACGCTTTATTGAAATTGCTGCGAGACCCTGAGATCAAGGACTACCAGCTTGTTGCTGCCGACGCGATCTCTGGCCCGGACTTTCCCACCGGTGGGCTGATCGTCAATAGCAAGGACGAACTGCGAGAGATCTACGCGACGGGGACGGGCACGATCAAACTGCGCGGCGTTGGTGAAGTCGCGGAATCGACGAAGACTGGTGATATCCTGCGCATCACGGAGATCCCGTTCGGCGTCAACAAAGCTCAGATGGTGGAACGGATTACCGAACTCGTTTACGCCAACAAACTGCCGCTTGTCGAGGAAGTCCGTGATCTCTCGAGCGAAGACATTCGGGTGGATCTGCTGCTGAAAAAGAATGCGGATCCCGAGAAGGTGCTCGCGTTTCTCTACAAGCACACACCTCTGCAGACGAACTTCAATGTCAACCTGACATGTCTGACACCCACTGAGAATCCTGAGGTCGGTTCGCCCCGCCGATTGTCCCTCAAAGAGATCCTGTGGTATTTCCTTAAGTTCCGGTTCGACGTCCTCACCGCACGCCTGACGAACGAACTGAACTCCTTGCTGCGGCGGATCCACATCCTCGAGGGTTTTGCGATTGTCTTCGACGCTCTCGATACAATCATCAAGATCATCCGCGGCAGCGACGGTAAAGCCGATGCGGCTGCCAAGATCATGAAGCGGTTCCCTGCTGAAAAGGGGGGGCTCGATGCGGAACAAACCGATGCCATTCTCGAGCTGAAACTCTATCGGTTGGCACGTCTGGAAATCAACGTGATCCTCGACGAACTCAAAGCCAAGCGGAAACGCGTCACGGAGATCGAAAAACTGCTCGCCGATGACCACGAGGATTTTGCCTCCTCAGGACGATGGAACATCATCCGTGACGAACTCACCTCGCTCGTGACCGACTACGGTAAAGGCGACGAAGGTCGGCGACGAACCAAGATCACCGTGCCGACTGAAGAAGTCGAGTATACCGAGGAGGATTTCATCGTCGCAGAGAACTGCCACGTGATGGTCACCGTCGATGGCTGGGTGAAACGCCAAAAGCTGATCGCGGATCCATCCAAGAGTCGACTACGCCAGGGCGACCAGGTACTCGCCTGTGTGGCAGGCAACACTCGAGAAACGATCGCATTTTTCAGCTCGCTCGGGGTTTGCTACACCGCTCGCATGCAGGACATCCCGGCGTCGACAGGATTTGGCGAACCGATCCAGAAGCTATTTAAATTCAAAGATGGCGAGCGGATCGTTGCGGCACTGTCGTTTGATCCACGCGTGATCGGTAACATCAGCGAGGATCCCAAAGGCGTGTACTACCCTGAAACGCATGCGCTGGCAGTCTCGAGCGATGGTTATTCCCTCCGGTTTGGCTTGCCCTCATTTGCGGAACCCTCCACCCGCGCCGGACGCCGGTTCGCCCGGCTGACGGCCGGTGCGTCGATCGTCGATGTCGTCACGGTGCATGGTACCGAGACGGTGCTCGCGGTTTCTGCCGACGCCCGGGCGATGGTGTGTCCTGTCGACGAGGTCAATTACCTCTCCGGTGCAGGAAAAGGCGTTCTGCTAATCAAGCTCGCGAACACTGATCGCTTACTCGGTTTCAAGACATCCGTTGCTGATCGTGATCTGATGACGGTCGTTACGAACCGCGGTGCCAAGAAGACAATCTCCACCGCCAAGTATCGTACGACCTCCCGGGGTGGGCGGGGGATTGAACTACAGAAGAATGGCAAGATCGCCGAGATTGTCCAAGCCCCGATTGAGCCGCCCACGAATTTCGACGAGTGA
- a CDS encoding ABC transporter permease: MIAGPSTAHLSPMSFLDSLGTSSDSWLMLGAIGEWLPSFATPIWVLSIGLLLGAIAVVVVFGVLSLLSYVPALGTLADSPNRGVSVSLVVGAIISAILCIIYLPQGGDNQQLLLLPLITIGLGLGFGLIYGMWHRTRSEWLSMLGEGVVPYLLGTAGVFAGLGLLLTPFIEKPQAILASIPAVNVFSDGTQVEIATIDPASGDEPEYLAADIQYNFRSVAELTIESDKKVFLADSADPATFSRAPVELNPGSNEAIKYKYEDREQPPIPGDPSKLHIYNQEIDPAQVVFTFKNLPQVPQASSIVFTAIIFFLGITGLIAMRQAAPRVWALALSTAKNEMAQPLYLLLLSLGGFGILLFGIFPFYTLGDDIRLLKDSAVTLIMIMGMLLAVWSAGTSVSDEIEGRTALTVLSKPVSRRSFVLGKYAGIMLSVMVFFVILSAVLMVVLSYKPIYDARESSGATPTWQVGHEEIMTTLPVIGLYFMETMAIGGIAVALATRLPLLANFITCFSIYVIGNLTSPLVAAAKENTELVGFIGKLIAVVVPNLNSFNVQAAVDSGSAVPLIYLAGAFNYLFVFVVAVWMLAMLMFEDRDLA; this comes from the coding sequence ATGATCGCTGGCCCATCCACCGCACACCTGTCGCCGATGTCGTTTCTCGATTCACTGGGCACTTCGTCGGATTCATGGCTGATGCTGGGGGCCATCGGAGAATGGTTGCCTTCATTTGCGACGCCAATTTGGGTGCTTTCGATCGGGTTACTGCTCGGTGCCATCGCCGTGGTCGTGGTTTTTGGCGTGCTCTCGCTACTCTCCTACGTGCCCGCTCTGGGTACGCTGGCGGATTCACCGAATCGCGGCGTGTCGGTGTCGCTCGTTGTGGGGGCGATCATTTCCGCCATCCTCTGCATTATCTATCTTCCGCAAGGGGGGGATAACCAGCAGTTATTGCTGCTGCCGCTGATCACGATTGGCTTGGGACTGGGTTTCGGACTGATCTATGGGATGTGGCATCGCACCCGCAGTGAATGGTTGTCAATGCTAGGCGAAGGAGTCGTGCCTTACTTGCTGGGAACGGCCGGCGTATTCGCTGGTCTGGGACTGCTACTGACGCCCTTTATCGAAAAACCTCAGGCAATTCTGGCAAGCATCCCCGCTGTGAATGTGTTTAGCGACGGCACGCAGGTGGAGATCGCGACCATTGATCCAGCCTCGGGTGACGAACCAGAGTACTTAGCTGCGGATATTCAATACAACTTCCGCAGTGTGGCTGAACTGACCATCGAGAGCGACAAAAAGGTTTTCTTGGCAGACTCCGCTGATCCTGCCACCTTCTCGCGAGCACCGGTCGAATTGAATCCGGGCAGCAACGAAGCGATCAAATACAAATACGAAGACCGGGAACAGCCACCGATTCCTGGCGACCCGAGCAAATTGCATATCTACAATCAAGAAATCGATCCAGCGCAAGTGGTGTTTACCTTCAAAAACTTGCCGCAGGTTCCACAAGCGTCATCCATTGTCTTCACGGCCATCATCTTCTTCTTGGGGATCACGGGATTGATAGCGATGCGTCAAGCCGCCCCCCGAGTGTGGGCACTTGCATTGTCGACGGCCAAGAACGAGATGGCCCAGCCGCTCTATCTGCTGCTCCTGTCGCTGGGTGGGTTTGGTATCCTCCTGTTCGGGATCTTCCCGTTTTACACTCTCGGCGACGATATTCGATTGCTCAAGGACAGTGCTGTCACTCTGATCATGATCATGGGCATGCTGTTGGCCGTTTGGAGTGCGGGTACATCGGTCAGCGATGAAATTGAAGGACGAACCGCACTGACCGTGTTGAGTAAACCTGTGAGCCGTCGATCGTTCGTGTTGGGCAAGTACGCTGGCATCATGCTGAGTGTGATGGTGTTCTTCGTCATCCTGTCAGCTGTCTTGATGGTCGTGCTCAGTTACAAGCCGATTTACGACGCGCGAGAATCCAGTGGTGCCACACCCACCTGGCAGGTCGGACATGAAGAGATCATGACCACGCTACCAGTGATTGGGTTGTATTTCATGGAGACGATGGCGATCGGTGGGATTGCCGTCGCGTTAGCCACACGTTTGCCTCTATTAGCGAACTTCATCACCTGTTTTTCCATCTACGTGATCGGGAACCTCACCAGCCCGTTGGTGGCCGCGGCCAAGGAGAATACGGAACTCGTAGGGTTTATTGGAAAGTTAATCGCCGTGGTCGTGCCCAACTTGAACTCATTCAACGTCCAGGCGGCGGTGGATTCAGGGAGTGCCGTGCCGTTGATCTACCTCGCGGGTGCATTCAACTATCTCTTTGTGTTCGTCGTCGCGGTATGGATGTTGGCGATGTTGATGTTTGAGGATCGCGACTTGGCGTAG
- a CDS encoding ATP-binding cassette domain-containing protein produces MNRFSTLDQPRRETAASGAVFHWFWAIVAGLSVPVLIVLFGMVAALVDDGELAHRPGDAIERGLMGSHVELGTYLHIPLTEGFQRQTPFTQLLELVALCVAVAGIICVTVWINRWSSDSRTRSVIKMLHQRVLQQSLKRSETEGAAAQRSRAKQLICTELPNLSVGLSLWYRVIPRSAVILIGCVVLALLVNIWLAILAVVSGAALWWLYVWLRSTGWLEMSQFEISQIRERLVGLIGDAPMMGRLQAGGLAEDAYEGELDALMRRLAANDARQGRLWPLLMFASCIAVAVLVMGLGANILHGEQGLSLPAALVLGMALTTAALSAARLNELARQLKLSSHAAEAVYLYLQRGDDVAPSERLVGIAGLRESVELRDVSLSDTTGKPILRELSLSLRPKSLVALLGSDDVSTQSLTELLMGFGRPQRGVVEIDGVTLKDVHPQALAKQVMWVAPDGPLWEGTITENLMSGVSKSVDKRDMVKVLEQLGIYEQITRLSDGLETMVGPVTDLRDGRSSDGLSMMSRYLLGIARAMLHQPAIVLVKEPPAPTEHVNSDPCLVALRSLADAGSLVLVLPRRLQTLRQADRVVLLNGPNLVGEGGHAELLNSSDLYRHLNYLLFNPYRHRAGV; encoded by the coding sequence GTGAATCGATTTTCAACTTTGGATCAACCACGCCGAGAAACGGCGGCCTCCGGCGCCGTGTTTCATTGGTTTTGGGCGATTGTTGCGGGACTTTCCGTACCCGTATTGATCGTTCTCTTCGGCATGGTTGCAGCGCTCGTTGATGACGGTGAACTCGCCCACCGACCGGGTGACGCCATCGAGCGTGGGCTCATGGGATCGCACGTTGAACTTGGCACCTACCTCCACATCCCGTTGACCGAGGGTTTCCAACGCCAAACGCCCTTTACACAGCTCCTGGAATTGGTTGCCCTGTGCGTTGCGGTAGCAGGTATTATTTGCGTAACCGTCTGGATCAATCGCTGGTCGTCGGACAGTCGGACACGAAGCGTAATCAAAATGCTGCATCAGCGAGTGTTGCAGCAAAGTCTGAAACGCAGTGAAACCGAAGGGGCTGCGGCTCAACGATCTCGCGCAAAGCAGCTGATCTGCACCGAACTACCAAACCTCAGCGTTGGCTTGTCGCTGTGGTATCGCGTGATTCCCCGCAGCGCTGTGATTCTGATCGGTTGTGTCGTCCTGGCGCTGCTTGTCAATATTTGGTTGGCAATCTTGGCGGTTGTCAGTGGCGCTGCGTTATGGTGGTTGTACGTCTGGCTGCGGAGCACGGGGTGGCTGGAGATGTCACAGTTCGAAATCTCGCAGATTCGTGAGCGACTCGTAGGACTGATCGGCGATGCACCCATGATGGGCCGCCTCCAAGCAGGCGGGCTCGCCGAGGACGCCTACGAGGGTGAACTCGATGCCTTGATGAGACGGCTTGCCGCCAATGATGCGAGGCAGGGCCGATTGTGGCCCTTGCTGATGTTTGCGAGCTGCATTGCTGTCGCGGTATTAGTGATGGGACTCGGTGCCAATATTCTGCACGGCGAGCAGGGCCTGAGTCTGCCGGCCGCGCTAGTACTCGGAATGGCGCTGACGACGGCCGCGTTGTCGGCGGCGCGGCTGAACGAACTCGCTCGCCAACTCAAACTTAGCTCGCATGCGGCGGAAGCGGTGTATCTCTACCTGCAGCGTGGAGACGATGTGGCACCGAGCGAACGTCTCGTGGGCATCGCCGGGCTGCGGGAATCCGTTGAGCTGCGGGATGTTTCACTATCGGACACAACCGGCAAACCGATTCTGCGGGAGCTGAGTCTATCCTTGCGACCGAAATCACTCGTGGCGTTATTGGGTTCCGATGATGTGTCGACGCAGTCGTTAACCGAGTTACTGATGGGCTTCGGCCGGCCGCAGCGAGGCGTTGTTGAAATTGACGGCGTGACACTGAAAGACGTTCATCCTCAGGCACTCGCCAAACAGGTCATGTGGGTTGCTCCCGACGGGCCACTCTGGGAGGGCACGATCACCGAAAACCTGATGTCTGGGGTGAGCAAGTCGGTTGACAAGCGAGACATGGTCAAAGTTCTCGAGCAATTGGGCATTTACGAGCAGATCACGCGGCTCAGTGATGGGCTCGAAACGATGGTCGGGCCCGTCACCGATTTACGAGATGGTCGCTCCAGCGACGGGTTATCGATGATGTCCCGCTATCTGCTTGGTATCGCGCGGGCGATGTTGCATCAACCTGCGATCGTATTGGTCAAGGAACCACCCGCGCCCACCGAACACGTCAACAGCGACCCCTGTTTGGTGGCCCTGCGGAGCCTCGCTGATGCCGGTTCTCTGGTGCTGGTACTGCCACGTCGACTACAGACACTTCGACAAGCCGATCGCGTGGTATTGCTCAACGGCCCCAATCTTGTTGGAGAGGGTGGTCATGCTGAATTACTCAATAGCAGCGATCTCTATCGCCATTTGAATTACCTCCTGTTCAATCCCTATCGCCATCGCGCGGGGGTTTGA
- a CDS encoding DNA gyrase/topoisomerase IV subunit B → MSTATPPSTYNAKDIIALEGLDPVRKRPGMYIGGVNSAGLHHLIWEIVDNSVDEAMNGYASEITVTLHKDEQTITVSDNGRGIPIDKHPKTKKPALEMVLTVLHAGGKFEGANYKTSGGLHGVGASVVNALSKELTAVVKRDGAQYRMTFARGVATSKLQKLKGTVRGTGTTITFKPDPTIFPKTTFNGETISARLETASFLHRGVKVTYVDEVAGTKVTYLHENGIVDYLAKVMKERGARAIHDTPFTYRIDDNERLEVALQWTESTDEHVRSYVNGIPTASGGSHENGFRSGLVKAARNYIDTHDLTPRGVKITHEDIREGLIAIVSLFISEPQFQGQTKDRLNNPEAQGLVESHVRGAMEQWLNNNPSIADGVIARVIAAARARAASRAASDAVSRKGGSKRVMLPSKLGDCVSGGKGKTELFIVEGDSAGGSAKQGRDRNYQAILPLRGKVLNTESATLKKILDNKEIQDLIATLGCGIGAHVNLPDLRYDRVILLADADSDGHHITTLLLTFFYRHMPALIADGRLFIAVPPLYRVDIGKETFWAADEAARDQIVGEHGGRAEPKITRFKGLGEMDPKVLWNTTLDPSKRRLLKVEIDDHLETDKAISDLMGRDASARFRFIMERAEDASEIDV, encoded by the coding sequence ATGTCGACTGCAACTCCACCGAGCACGTACAACGCGAAAGACATCATCGCGCTCGAGGGGCTCGATCCCGTTCGCAAACGCCCCGGGATGTACATCGGTGGCGTGAACTCGGCGGGGCTACATCATTTAATTTGGGAAATCGTTGATAACTCGGTGGACGAAGCCATGAATGGCTACGCCAGCGAGATCACCGTGACGCTGCACAAAGACGAACAGACGATTACAGTCAGTGACAACGGACGCGGGATTCCGATCGACAAACACCCCAAGACAAAGAAACCAGCCCTCGAGATGGTGCTGACGGTGCTGCACGCGGGGGGCAAGTTCGAGGGTGCTAACTATAAAACCTCCGGTGGTTTGCACGGTGTCGGCGCGTCCGTCGTTAATGCGCTCAGCAAGGAACTGACGGCCGTCGTCAAACGCGATGGGGCGCAGTACCGCATGACCTTTGCCAGGGGCGTTGCGACGTCCAAGTTGCAAAAACTCAAAGGCACCGTTCGCGGGACGGGGACGACGATCACGTTCAAGCCCGATCCGACGATCTTTCCCAAGACGACGTTTAATGGCGAGACGATCTCGGCCCGACTTGAAACCGCATCATTCTTGCATCGCGGTGTGAAGGTCACCTATGTTGATGAAGTTGCCGGTACGAAGGTCACGTACCTGCATGAGAATGGCATCGTCGATTATCTCGCCAAAGTGATGAAGGAACGCGGTGCGCGGGCCATTCATGACACGCCCTTTACCTATCGGATCGACGACAATGAACGCCTCGAGGTAGCCCTGCAGTGGACGGAATCGACGGATGAGCATGTCCGCTCGTATGTCAACGGGATCCCGACTGCCAGCGGTGGATCACACGAAAACGGTTTTCGTAGCGGGCTCGTCAAGGCCGCCCGCAACTACATTGACACCCACGATCTAACTCCCCGCGGTGTCAAGATTACTCACGAGGATATTCGTGAGGGCTTGATTGCGATTGTCTCACTGTTCATTTCCGAGCCCCAGTTCCAGGGGCAAACAAAAGACAGGCTGAATAATCCCGAGGCGCAAGGACTGGTCGAGTCCCACGTTCGTGGCGCGATGGAGCAGTGGCTCAATAACAATCCCAGTATCGCTGACGGAGTGATTGCGCGGGTAATCGCGGCCGCCCGGGCTCGCGCGGCCTCGCGGGCAGCGAGTGACGCGGTGTCACGGAAAGGTGGCTCCAAACGTGTGATGCTTCCCAGCAAACTCGGGGATTGTGTTTCGGGAGGGAAAGGTAAAACGGAATTATTCATCGTCGAAGGCGACTCCGCCGGCGGTAGTGCGAAGCAAGGACGGGACCGCAACTACCAAGCGATCTTGCCACTGCGCGGCAAGGTGCTCAATACCGAGTCGGCGACGCTAAAGAAAATTCTCGACAACAAGGAAATCCAAGATTTGATCGCCACGCTCGGTTGCGGTATCGGCGCTCACGTCAACTTGCCTGATCTGCGATACGATCGCGTTATCCTACTGGCGGATGCGGACTCTGACGGGCACCACATTACGACGCTCTTGCTCACATTTTTCTATCGGCACATGCCGGCCCTCATCGCCGACGGTCGCTTGTTCATCGCGGTGCCGCCGCTCTACCGCGTTGACATCGGTAAAGAAACCTTTTGGGCCGCCGATGAAGCTGCTCGCGATCAAATCGTCGGCGAACATGGCGGCCGCGCCGAACCCAAAATCACACGCTTTAAAGGTCTCGGTGAAATGGATCCGAAGGTGCTTTGGAACACGACGCTCGATCCTAGCAAGCGGAGACTTCTGAAGGTCGAAATTGACGATCATCTCGAAACCGATAAAGCGATCAGTGACCTGATGGGCCGCGATGCCTCAGCACGATTTCGGTTTATCATGGAGCGAGCCGAGGACGCCAGCGAAATTGATGTCTAG